A genomic region of Runella rosea contains the following coding sequences:
- a CDS encoding SusC/RagA family TonB-linked outer membrane protein, whose translation MKCLYRFNSKPDGCLYTTVGDSNSTLRGTAKSASTKTLLLLVSLWLSLGGQGLFAQNRPVSGTVFDSGGAPLPGASVQIKGTATGTITDVNGKYNVQSSSGSTLVFSYIGYIAQEVLVGSKTTIDVNLVPAAESLSEVVVVGYGVQQKANLSGSVSTVSGKELTERPVPNVQNLLQGRIAGLDIIQSTGEPGRDDASYQLRGFGSFGASNSPLILVDGIIASIKNLSPQDIESVTVLKDAASASIYGARAANGVVLITTKKGKAGKSEIEYAASYGISEATRVPELITNSPMYMEMYNSARARSGQAPLYTQAQIDLYKSNPNSDKYPNFNWLDYVLDKGPIQNQHLGFSGGNEKTLYNISFNYLNQDAITKGYKYKRYNGLIDFSSQVHKRVRVGTNINLSFQDAKAPWLTNDNLLLLAYATAPTYAPFLPDGSGRVTNRDFASNGGVNRSVEEVYATGGQFTKTYNVNAQAYAEVEILKGLKWLNKAGFTFFNDQYKNRQFGSPSYAYQPDAAGNYVQVANGNPTFFGLQQNESRNITKTYFSTLNYTKQIGTDHNLGVLAGYEQQNNFTENILGNRFDFPNTSIMVLDGSGAVNQATGGGASEWALQSFFGRANYDYKGKYFLEGNIRRDGSSRVAPDYRFGIFGGGSAAWRISEEGFIKNSLSWVDNLKLRASYGTLGNQEIGNYPYQDVLSLTAYPFSGLSSGAAVTRLVTKDLKWEKTSMLDFGLDIDIFKGLFGATIDWYKRNTTDILSQRADLPNSVGLAAPIVNAGAMENKGFEVELRHRKRFGDFNYGASVLFHRYRNKVTKILAPTLGTIEVGQPYNNFFIYEWIGVFQSQEEINNSPKQPNSGTLKPGDLKIRDIDGNGTVGPEDRIRVSRFPNYNYSFNLNAGWKGFSVSAFFQGVQGINTQVSGWGYEPFQQGSAPPVKFLNAWSPTNPSNTVPATYLTGYAGVSGYSSTYFIQDASYLRLKNLYLSYTLNEQILSKIKSKGLTVYLSGDNLITWTKYEGNDPERAGSGRFAQFPQLKIYTAGLSIKF comes from the coding sequence ATGAAATGTCTTTACCGGTTCAATTCTAAGCCAGATGGGTGCTTATACACCACGGTCGGCGATTCAAATAGCACGCTGAGAGGTACTGCTAAATCCGCAAGTACAAAAACGTTACTCCTGTTAGTCAGCCTTTGGCTGTCGTTAGGAGGTCAAGGGTTATTTGCCCAAAATCGCCCAGTTTCAGGTACCGTATTTGACTCAGGAGGTGCACCTTTGCCGGGAGCCAGTGTCCAGATAAAGGGTACTGCCACAGGAACAATAACAGACGTAAATGGAAAATACAACGTTCAGTCTTCCAGTGGGTCTACGTTGGTATTTAGCTATATTGGTTACATCGCACAAGAGGTATTGGTGGGCAGTAAAACTACCATTGATGTAAATTTAGTGCCGGCGGCTGAGTCACTTTCTGAGGTGGTTGTGGTGGGCTACGGTGTTCAGCAAAAAGCCAATTTGTCGGGCTCGGTCTCGACGGTATCAGGCAAAGAACTCACGGAGCGGCCAGTACCCAACGTGCAAAACCTTTTGCAAGGTAGGATTGCGGGCTTGGATATTATTCAGTCCACAGGAGAGCCGGGTCGGGATGACGCTTCGTACCAATTAAGAGGATTTGGTTCATTTGGCGCTTCAAACTCTCCCTTGATTCTGGTCGATGGGATCATTGCCTCTATTAAGAATCTTTCCCCGCAAGACATTGAGAGTGTTACGGTATTGAAAGATGCGGCCTCGGCCTCTATCTACGGTGCTCGTGCGGCGAATGGAGTGGTTTTGATTACGACCAAAAAAGGGAAAGCAGGCAAATCAGAAATAGAATATGCTGCAAGCTACGGGATAAGTGAAGCCACCAGAGTGCCTGAACTCATTACTAATTCTCCCATGTACATGGAAATGTACAACTCGGCCAGAGCCCGAAGCGGTCAGGCCCCGCTTTATACACAGGCACAAATTGATTTGTATAAAAGTAATCCCAATAGTGATAAATACCCCAATTTCAATTGGTTGGACTATGTACTGGACAAAGGTCCTATCCAAAATCAACATTTGGGATTCAGCGGAGGCAATGAAAAAACCTTATACAACATCTCATTCAACTATTTGAATCAGGATGCCATTACGAAAGGCTACAAATACAAGCGTTACAACGGGCTGATTGACTTTTCGAGTCAGGTGCATAAAAGAGTTAGAGTAGGTACCAATATTAACCTTTCCTTTCAGGATGCGAAAGCACCGTGGCTTACCAACGACAACCTGCTTTTATTGGCCTATGCCACTGCACCCACGTACGCTCCCTTTTTGCCCGATGGCAGCGGAAGAGTCACCAACCGAGATTTTGCAAGCAACGGAGGAGTCAACCGAAGTGTAGAAGAAGTATATGCGACGGGCGGTCAATTTACAAAGACCTATAACGTGAATGCTCAAGCATACGCCGAAGTTGAGATTTTGAAAGGGTTGAAATGGCTAAACAAAGCTGGGTTTACTTTCTTTAATGACCAATACAAAAACCGACAGTTTGGCTCACCATCGTACGCTTATCAGCCGGATGCAGCGGGCAACTATGTGCAGGTAGCCAATGGAAATCCAACCTTTTTTGGACTCCAACAAAACGAAAGCCGTAACATCACCAAGACCTATTTCAGTACCTTAAATTACACAAAACAAATTGGAACGGATCATAATTTAGGGGTTTTGGCTGGCTATGAGCAGCAAAATAATTTTACAGAAAACATACTGGGCAATCGGTTTGACTTTCCAAATACAAGCATCATGGTGCTAGATGGCAGCGGGGCGGTCAATCAGGCCACCGGCGGAGGAGCATCGGAATGGGCCTTACAATCATTCTTTGGACGGGCCAATTATGACTACAAAGGCAAGTATTTTCTGGAGGGCAATATTCGCCGCGATGGCTCCTCACGCGTTGCGCCCGATTATCGCTTTGGAATATTCGGTGGAGGCTCCGCCGCGTGGAGAATATCGGAAGAAGGGTTCATCAAAAATTCGCTGTCTTGGGTGGATAATCTAAAATTGAGAGCTTCGTATGGTACACTGGGTAACCAGGAAATCGGAAACTACCCATATCAGGATGTTTTAAGCCTTACGGCGTATCCGTTTAGCGGACTTAGTTCTGGTGCGGCCGTTACGCGATTGGTAACCAAAGATTTGAAATGGGAAAAGACGTCGATGCTGGATTTTGGTCTGGACATTGATATTTTTAAAGGGCTCTTTGGCGCTACGATCGACTGGTACAAGCGCAACACCACCGATATTCTTTCTCAACGTGCCGATTTGCCCAATAGTGTAGGTTTGGCCGCTCCTATTGTCAATGCCGGAGCCATGGAAAACAAAGGATTTGAAGTTGAGCTTAGACACAGAAAACGTTTCGGCGATTTCAACTACGGTGCCAGTGTACTTTTTCACAGATACAGAAATAAAGTAACCAAAATCCTCGCTCCAACCTTAGGAACCATCGAAGTAGGTCAACCTTACAACAATTTCTTTATTTATGAATGGATAGGCGTGTTTCAAAGTCAGGAAGAAATCAATAATTCTCCTAAGCAACCCAACTCAGGAACGCTCAAGCCCGGTGATTTGAAAATAAGGGATATAGATGGCAACGGTACCGTAGGACCAGAAGATCGAATTCGCGTAAGTCGATTCCCCAATTATAACTATTCTTTTAATCTCAATGCAGGTTGGAAAGGGTTTAGCGTAAGCGCGTTTTTTCAGGGCGTACAGGGAATCAATACGCAGGTATCGGGTTGGGGCTACGAACCCTTCCAGCAAGGTTCGGCACCTCCAGTTAAATTCCTCAATGCGTGGTCGCCTACCAATCCAAGCAATACAGTACCGGCTACTTACCTGACGGGTTATGCGGGGGTATCGGGCTATAGTTCTACTTATTTTATTCAGGATGCGTCGTATTTGCGCTTAAAGAACCTTTACCTCTCTTATACCCTTAATGAGCAAATTTTAAGTAAAATTAAATCAAAGGGCTTAACCGTTTATCTATCAGGCGATAACCTGATCACTTGGACGAAATACGAAGGAAATGACCCCGAACGCGCCGGCTCTGGTAGATTTGCCCAATTCCCACAGTTGAAAATCTATACCGCTGGCCTAAGCATTAAATTCTAA
- a CDS encoding MFS transporter: MKTSTNDPYAALRYPEFVRLISANSMITAAIMIQEVVIGYELYKLTHDPLSLGFIGLAEALPYISIALFGGHYADRKDKRTIMQISQSVILCCSLALIWVMYPAHRAEYSTTSLLLTVYGILAAIGFAKGFYSPASSSMKAFLTPREVYSNAATWSSTFWQTGAIAGPGIAGFLYAYIGLTNTLWVVVGLFVVSQILLALIKKKPIPEVAGPEVNVWQSIKEGIKFVYEKKILFYATSLDLAAVLFGGVIAILPVFAEDILKVGAEGLGIMRAAPSVGAVLTIFATAYYTPTRNAWRNMLIAVAGFGVATLVFAISTNFWLSVFMLFLTGAFDAISVVIRQTILQVVPPDHMRGRVLSVNSVFISSSNEIGAFESGVAAKVFGTVPSVLIGGGLTMVIVTWVWLRSKELFGIKLT; encoded by the coding sequence TTGAAAACTTCCACCAACGATCCCTATGCCGCGTTGCGGTATCCCGAGTTTGTCCGATTGATTTCAGCCAACAGCATGATTACCGCGGCCATCATGATTCAGGAGGTAGTCATTGGCTACGAACTCTATAAACTCACCCACGACCCGCTTTCGCTGGGTTTTATCGGTTTGGCCGAAGCGCTCCCTTACATCTCAATTGCCTTATTTGGAGGGCATTACGCCGACCGCAAAGACAAGCGTACCATCATGCAAATCAGCCAAAGCGTGATACTTTGCTGCTCTTTGGCGTTGATTTGGGTGATGTATCCAGCGCACCGTGCTGAGTACTCAACCACGTCTTTGCTCCTGACCGTCTACGGAATTTTGGCCGCCATTGGCTTTGCCAAAGGATTTTATTCTCCCGCCTCTTCTTCCATGAAGGCTTTTTTGACCCCGCGTGAGGTATATTCCAACGCGGCCACTTGGAGCAGTACGTTTTGGCAAACGGGCGCCATCGCAGGGCCAGGCATTGCGGGATTTTTGTACGCGTACATTGGCTTGACCAATACGCTGTGGGTAGTGGTGGGGTTATTTGTCGTCAGTCAAATCTTATTAGCATTAATCAAGAAGAAACCCATTCCTGAAGTGGCAGGCCCCGAAGTAAACGTGTGGCAAAGCATCAAAGAAGGCATCAAGTTTGTGTACGAAAAAAAGATTCTATTTTACGCCACCTCGCTCGATTTGGCGGCGGTACTTTTTGGCGGGGTGATTGCCATTTTACCCGTTTTTGCCGAAGATATTTTGAAAGTAGGTGCCGAAGGACTTGGCATTATGCGGGCCGCGCCTTCGGTGGGGGCCGTACTGACCATTTTTGCCACGGCCTACTACACTCCCACCCGCAATGCTTGGCGCAACATGCTCATTGCCGTAGCTGGTTTTGGGGTTGCCACGTTGGTGTTTGCCATTTCCACCAATTTCTGGCTGTCGGTGTTTATGCTCTTCCTAACGGGCGCATTTGACGCCATCAGCGTGGTGATTCGTCAGACAATTTTGCAGGTGGTTCCACCCGACCACATGCGCGGACGCGTGCTTTCGGTCAACAGCGTTTTCATCAGTTCTTCCAACGAAATAGGGGCATTTGAATCGGGCGTAGCGGCCAAAGTCTTCGGAACGGTTCCTTCCGTTTTAATCGGTGGCGGGCTTACGATGGTTATTGTAACCTGGGTATGGCTGCGTTCCAAAGAGTTGTTTGGCATAAAATTAACCTAA
- a CDS encoding AraC family transcriptional regulator → MKPTFALLPDFATSQTLFVAKEIIRPAFATDFHFHDECQLVYIRSGAGTRIIGGSIEHFEAGDLTFVGPRVPHVWYSKPKPNDTDNPDVSLTLYINPVKIVDHLKFFVDTQSLKSFFQQSTRGLSIVGTKKEVMTNLLQNMIHQKNVPLLASFIQILDLLLDPEELVWLNGASILSAYSNDAKGRVAQLMDFIQQNFRAEITLEKAASVAGLQLHSFCRFFKMLTHRTFSDFINEVRIGFACQLLQQTDLPITQVAFESGYSNISYFNRSFRKIHRITPKEFRAQMSTLP, encoded by the coding sequence ATGAAACCTACTTTCGCACTTTTGCCCGATTTTGCTACTTCTCAAACTCTTTTTGTGGCAAAAGAAATCATACGCCCGGCCTTTGCTACGGATTTTCATTTTCACGATGAATGCCAGTTGGTGTATATCCGATCCGGTGCAGGAACTCGCATCATCGGTGGCTCTATCGAACATTTTGAAGCAGGAGATTTGACTTTCGTAGGGCCACGGGTACCCCATGTTTGGTATTCAAAACCCAAACCCAATGATACTGATAACCCGGATGTATCACTAACTCTCTATATAAACCCCGTTAAGATCGTAGACCATTTAAAATTTTTTGTAGACACACAATCACTGAAATCGTTCTTTCAACAATCCACAAGGGGGCTTAGTATTGTAGGGACAAAAAAAGAGGTAATGACAAACCTTCTGCAAAATATGATTCACCAAAAGAATGTGCCCCTATTGGCTTCTTTTATTCAAATTCTCGACTTGTTGTTAGATCCCGAAGAGCTGGTGTGGTTAAACGGTGCCTCCATATTGTCGGCTTATTCCAACGACGCTAAGGGACGGGTGGCACAATTAATGGATTTTATCCAACAAAATTTTCGGGCAGAAATTACCTTAGAAAAAGCGGCTTCAGTAGCAGGCCTGCAACTTCACTCCTTTTGTCGTTTTTTTAAGATGCTTACTCACCGTACTTTTTCGGATTTTATCAATGAGGTAAGAATTGGCTTTGCCTGTCAGCTTTTGCAGCAGACTGATTTACCGATTACGCAGGTGGCTTTCGAGAGTGGTTACAGCAACATTTCCTATTTCAACCGTTCGTTCAGGAAAATACACCGAATTACGCCAAAGGAGTTTCGGGCTCAAATGAGTACTTTACCTTAA
- a CDS encoding DUF5522 domain-containing protein, with product MSNQRSSLTHKKNAFKRHGLEEEDYYTDPNGFLVFTAAYHLKRGYCCKNGCRHCPYGFRKGEK from the coding sequence TTGAGCAATCAGCGTTCCTCACTTACTCACAAAAAAAACGCTTTTAAGCGCCACGGCTTAGAAGAAGAGGACTATTATACCGACCCCAACGGTTTTTTAGTGTTTACGGCGGCCTATCACCTCAAACGCGGCTATTGCTGCAAAAACGGCTGTCGGCACTGCCCATACGGATTTCGGAAGGGAGAGAAGTGA
- a CDS encoding LacI family DNA-binding transcriptional regulator, with protein MIKCTKCQQIEFVQKSGIVRGKQRYFCKSCNYHFTLPEPHNPSDNKRHHQVTIMDIANQLGISKSTVSRALRGHTDIHAGTRKMILDLAQQLEYQPNPLANALLKSRTNIIGILVPEFRHYFFPTIIMGAQEILSKAGYNVMICQSDESYETEVANVKALMSSRVDGLLVSVTAQTNNFDHFRAVLRKEVPLVFFNRVCPELDTPQVIVDDYNGAFQAVEHLIEQGYRRIAHLAGPVSLLVSRLRMQGYLDALQKHGFPVENELIIHYDLSEEKARIYANYLLSLPQPPDAIFAINDPTAIEIMLVAKSRGVKIPQELGIVGFSNDPISAIIEPTLTTVEQPVWEMGRQAARLLLEQMESPHTVTHTLDTKLIIRNSSVNLRS; from the coding sequence ATGATCAAATGCACCAAATGCCAACAGATTGAATTTGTCCAAAAGTCGGGTATCGTCAGGGGAAAACAACGGTACTTTTGCAAGTCGTGTAATTATCATTTTACGTTACCCGAGCCGCATAATCCTTCCGACAACAAGCGCCACCATCAGGTAACCATCATGGACATTGCCAATCAGTTGGGAATTTCAAAGTCTACTGTCTCACGCGCCTTACGCGGGCATACTGATATTCACGCTGGCACCCGCAAAATGATCTTGGATTTGGCACAACAATTGGAGTACCAACCCAATCCGCTGGCCAATGCACTGCTGAAAAGCCGGACCAACATCATCGGTATTTTGGTGCCTGAGTTCCGGCATTATTTCTTTCCTACCATCATCATGGGGGCACAGGAAATACTGTCAAAAGCGGGGTATAACGTTATGATTTGCCAATCGGACGAATCGTACGAAACCGAAGTAGCCAACGTCAAAGCCCTGATGAGCAGCCGCGTCGACGGATTGTTGGTTTCGGTGACAGCGCAAACCAATAACTTCGATCATTTTAGAGCCGTACTGAGGAAGGAGGTGCCATTGGTATTTTTTAACCGCGTTTGTCCTGAATTGGATACACCCCAAGTCATCGTCGACGATTATAACGGGGCTTTTCAAGCAGTAGAACATTTGATTGAACAAGGCTACCGGCGCATTGCGCACTTGGCTGGGCCAGTTTCGTTGCTGGTCAGTCGATTAAGGATGCAGGGATATTTGGATGCCTTACAAAAACACGGTTTTCCCGTAGAAAATGAGCTCATTATCCATTATGATTTGTCGGAAGAAAAAGCCCGTATTTACGCCAATTATCTACTGAGTTTACCTCAACCGCCCGACGCGATATTTGCCATCAATGACCCCACCGCCATCGAAATTATGCTCGTAGCCAAGAGTCGAGGGGTCAAAATTCCGCAAGAACTGGGCATTGTAGGTTTTAGCAATGACCCCATTTCGGCCATCATTGAACCAACACTTACCACCGTGGAGCAACCCGTTTGGGAAATGGGACGACAGGCAGCACGGCTGTTGCTAGAACAAATGGAATCGCCTCATACTGTGACTCATACGCTCGACACCAAATTGATTATCCGAAATTCTTCTGTCAATTTAAGGTCATAA
- a CDS encoding leucine-rich repeat domain-containing protein: protein MTRCLWLLLWVVVAPQHLQAQNWQNPYQERFNRQYAAKSYEQAETDLKNGKPVTMLFLNDYAKPLGAPLAQFVDVEQVFVHISRSDSVRLVAFFEELSRLPKLKYLNIGGYFDKSGNILKIPANVEKLKGLEGLSLKMGGGINASAVWTALPTFKHLVALDLELPSKQMDLPVALRECKNLKSLKISSFEGQLPDWLAELKTLEYITLQGKYHENKVQPLFTYPKTLSEFASLKGVEISNFRFKGSDFKDLSDSLQHLSVNSCTLSETDELISALNSCPRLESFYLIMSTLPSFSAATTIELPNLKELIFWNLSEDSLRKNPLSAMPDFSKSIGLKVLQLERVLGGSLPKGIERMTELETLNLAENRLTQLPELGKLTKLRYLIVNNNQLKELPKEIGKAVKLRMLNVENNQLTELPSGLVNAVELEMAFLADNNLIRLPTEFSKCKKLKELNARGNQLTELPKNIGSWVSLQNLQLNNNELTELPNSIGQLKRLRALDVSHNPLTQLPESLGDCDSLSMLTLSNCRLETLPNSLGKLQHLNFLNLADADVLYFNRNINSRTLDQVPAKNHNQLRSLPASLANCRKLVSLDLSRNKYWDEKALWPVIQQLRMPKGTVNLTECNLSAIPMTGWLDTQIQNLQLVKNELTQFPTDWYKAKGINTIVLFGNKLTPPAMNQEFRSFEERLLLGDEMGIDVPKPFPKTKEMARAYLNQAGKKVNIGDIQCFVEYMKEVQRIDSTEGKYAIELWSRFYFHTHQYRRAIDSINVVVERYFKYEKELQKSLGQQQQRGLPVALYIDLRGQSKWKLGDSLGAIKDYELLVNDYKLFAPNLWGRLGVWYKRYRPTAGKSGAAFDKALNMYEAVRNPPPMVQLSAAEVYLMNEQPDKAYEYLFGLDRTKFRSEENRLADYLLLAAQVAQKQAGEEEVETFEKRLRTEKIKIQGWSYQLFEEALESLDYPTEQKALIRRLTASLKAQSVLVD from the coding sequence ATGACACGTTGCTTATGGCTACTGCTTTGGGTGGTCGTTGCTCCCCAGCATCTGCAAGCCCAAAATTGGCAGAATCCCTATCAGGAAAGATTCAACAGGCAATATGCCGCAAAAAGTTATGAACAGGCCGAAACCGATCTGAAGAATGGCAAGCCTGTTACCATGTTATTTCTGAATGACTATGCCAAACCTTTGGGCGCACCGCTTGCGCAATTTGTGGATGTTGAGCAGGTATTTGTTCATATTTCAAGGTCAGATTCTGTAAGATTGGTCGCATTTTTTGAAGAACTGAGCCGATTACCTAAGTTGAAATATTTGAATATAGGAGGATATTTCGACAAATCGGGGAATATCCTAAAGATACCCGCTAATGTAGAAAAGCTGAAAGGTTTGGAAGGGCTTAGTCTTAAAATGGGAGGTGGGATTAATGCAAGTGCTGTCTGGACTGCGTTGCCTACGTTTAAGCACTTGGTCGCGCTGGACTTAGAATTACCCTCAAAGCAAATGGATCTGCCGGTGGCATTGCGAGAATGTAAAAATCTCAAATCACTCAAGATTTCATCGTTTGAAGGACAGTTGCCCGATTGGCTTGCCGAGCTCAAAACGCTTGAGTATATAACGCTCCAAGGAAAGTATCATGAGAATAAGGTACAACCCTTGTTTACTTACCCAAAGACTTTGTCTGAATTTGCCTCTTTAAAGGGGGTAGAAATCAGCAACTTTAGATTCAAAGGGTCTGATTTTAAAGATTTAAGTGATTCATTACAGCATCTTTCTGTAAATAGTTGTACACTTTCCGAGACCGATGAATTGATAAGCGCCTTGAATAGTTGTCCGCGATTAGAGTCGTTTTATTTGATAATGAGTACTTTACCTTCTTTTTCTGCGGCTACAACGATAGAACTACCCAACCTAAAAGAATTGATTTTTTGGAATTTATCCGAAGATTCATTGCGAAAAAATCCTCTTTCTGCAATGCCTGATTTTTCAAAATCCATTGGGTTGAAAGTGCTTCAACTTGAAAGAGTATTGGGAGGGTCTTTGCCGAAAGGGATAGAAAGAATGACTGAATTGGAAACGCTCAATCTGGCCGAAAATCGTCTCACCCAATTACCTGAGTTGGGCAAGCTGACCAAGCTTAGGTATCTTATCGTCAATAACAATCAACTGAAAGAGTTACCTAAAGAAATAGGAAAAGCGGTAAAGCTCAGAATGTTGAATGTGGAAAATAACCAATTGACCGAACTGCCGTCAGGGTTGGTTAATGCGGTTGAATTGGAGATGGCCTTTTTGGCAGACAACAACCTGATAAGGCTTCCTACGGAATTCTCAAAGTGCAAAAAACTAAAGGAGCTGAATGCAAGAGGGAATCAATTGACCGAATTACCCAAAAATATCGGCAGTTGGGTTAGCTTGCAAAATCTACAATTAAACAATAATGAATTGACCGAGCTGCCCAATTCCATCGGTCAATTGAAACGCCTCAGAGCGCTTGATGTTTCCCATAATCCACTGACCCAACTCCCTGAATCGTTGGGCGATTGCGACAGCCTCTCAATGCTAACGCTGTCGAATTGTCGTTTGGAAACCTTGCCTAATTCGCTGGGAAAATTGCAGCACCTAAATTTTCTGAACCTTGCCGACGCTGACGTCTTGTATTTTAATCGGAACATTAATAGCCGAACGTTGGACCAAGTGCCAGCCAAAAACCACAACCAACTTCGGTCGTTGCCAGCGTCCTTGGCCAATTGCCGTAAACTGGTCAGTCTTGATTTATCCCGTAATAAATATTGGGATGAAAAAGCCTTGTGGCCCGTGATTCAACAACTCCGTATGCCAAAGGGAACCGTTAACTTGACCGAGTGTAATTTGAGTGCTATACCAATGACGGGTTGGCTGGATACGCAGATACAAAACCTGCAACTGGTTAAAAATGAACTGACGCAATTCCCGACCGACTGGTATAAGGCCAAAGGAATCAACACCATAGTGTTGTTTGGAAATAAATTAACGCCGCCCGCCATGAATCAGGAATTTCGCTCATTTGAGGAGCGCTTACTGTTGGGCGATGAAATGGGGATAGATGTTCCCAAGCCCTTTCCCAAAACGAAGGAAATGGCGCGGGCGTACTTAAATCAGGCGGGAAAAAAGGTGAATATAGGTGATATTCAGTGCTTTGTGGAATACATGAAAGAAGTACAGCGGATAGATTCGACCGAAGGAAAATATGCCATCGAACTGTGGTCGCGGTTCTATTTTCATACCCATCAATACCGTCGCGCCATCGACAGCATAAATGTGGTTGTTGAGCGTTATTTTAAGTACGAGAAAGAACTTCAAAAATCCCTTGGGCAACAACAGCAACGTGGACTTCCTGTAGCACTTTATATAGATCTCAGAGGGCAATCCAAATGGAAACTGGGCGATTCGTTGGGGGCTATCAAAGATTACGAGCTGCTGGTGAACGACTACAAACTTTTTGCGCCCAATCTGTGGGGCCGTCTCGGGGTATGGTACAAGCGCTATCGCCCTACGGCTGGTAAAAGCGGCGCGGCGTTTGATAAAGCGCTTAACATGTATGAAGCCGTCCGCAATCCACCTCCGATGGTACAACTCAGCGCGGCCGAAGTGTATTTGATGAATGAACAACCAGATAAAGCCTACGAATATCTATTTGGGCTGGACCGGACAAAATTCAGATCTGAAGAAAACCGTTTGGCAGATTATCTGCTGTTGGCAGCGCAAGTTGCCCAAAAACAGGCTGGTGAAGAGGAAGTGGAAACCTTTGAGAAACGCTTGAGAACAGAAAAAATAAAAATACAGGGTTGGAGTTATCAACTCTTTGAAGAAGCATTGGAAAGTTTGGACTATCCTACCGAGCAAAAAGCCCTTATTCGTCGTCTAACGGCTTCGCTGAAAGCGCAAAGTGTTTTGGTGGATTGA